In Novipirellula artificiosorum, the genomic window CGAGGGCTGTTCCGACGACGAACTTCGAAGTCGAGTGTTGGCTCACGTTCAGCGTCCTTTCGATTTGGAAAAGGGTCCGTTACTGCGATTGGCAACGTTCCGGGTCGCGGAGGACGATCACGTCATCGTGGCAACCACCCATCACATCGTGACCGATTTTTGGTCGTTGGTGCTGATCATGAAGGAGTTGAGCGAAATCTATCCAGCCGTCCTTTCCGGCCGCACTCCCACGCTTCCCCCAGCAAGCAATCTTTACGCGCAGTACGTTCAGCAGCAACGACACCTCTGCGAGAGCCATCAAAAGGAGGCGCTGAGTCAGTACTGGCAACAGCAAGTCAAGGATGTCGCGCCGGTGTTGGAATTGCCATTAGACTATCGCCGTCCGAAGCAATTTTCTGGTCAAGCACACTCAATTCCAATCGAGTTCAATATCGCGGAATCGGAACAGATCCGACATTTTGCTCGGACTTGTGGCGTGACGACGAATGCAACACTCCTGGCTGCGGTCCAAGTTCTGCTGAGCCGATACAGTCGTCAATCCAAGTTCCTGGTCGGGATTCCCTCTTCGGGTCGCAGCGAGCAACAATTCGAAGATACCGTCGGCTACTTCTCGGGTGTCTTACCGATTCGCACCGACCTTTCCAGCGACCTGAATTTCCAAGAGTTTGTGGGTCAGACTTCTCGCCAAATGATGCGAGGAATGGATCATGAGCGATATCCCTTTGCGGAGATTGTTCGGGATACCAACCCGTCGCGTGACACGAGTCGAGGGCCGTTGATTCAAACCTTGTGTACGTTTGAAAACTCGCACTTGCAATCCGACACTGCACACGCAGCCTTCCTGATGGCCTCGGCAAGCCAAGCCAAGGAATTCGGAGGCTTGTTGCAACAACCATTTCCCGTTCCCCATCCGACCTGCCACTACGACATCGAATTCGCCTTCGATACGTCATCCGAAGCGATGGGCGGTATCGTTTGTTTCTGTGTGGATTTGTTCCGCACGCCCTCCATGCACCAACTGGCGACCAACTTTCGTCAATTGACAGGTGCCCTGATCGACCAATGCGACCGCAACGTCACCTCGGTGGCTTGGCCAATACCATCATCGGGCAGCACAAGTGCCCTTGTGATCACGGACGAACGGCCGATGACCCGCGAACAGGCGATCTGCTGCGAACGAACTCCTAGCCTAGCGACGCTTTGTGATTGTCTCGATGAAGGTGCGGGTTCCGCAGTGATCCAAGCAGGGGACCCTGATCACTCGCATTCGCCTGACGCGATCTTGCGAATCAGCGGTCGGCTGGCTGCAAGCTTGATGGATCTTGGTGTCGGACGCGAACAGCCCATCGTTGTCATGGTCGCACCAGGCCCTGCCTTCGTTTTGGCGATGCTGGGCGTCTTGCGAAGTGGTGCCGCTTTCGTTCCCATCGATGCCGACCAACCGTCGTTGGCGATGTCGCAGTTGTTCGCCGAAGTCCGCCCTCGCGTTGTCATCACCGACCGGCCTCTCCAACCGATGACCGACGACAACAACCTGCATGGTGACCACATCACGATCGACATCCATACCTTTCTATCGCAACCGCAAGCAGAAAACGACGCCGTGTCACCGCAGCGGGTTGCGGTTGATTCCGCGGATCTTGCCTACGTGATCTTCACTTCGGGATCAACGGGCCGTCCAAAGGGAGTCATGATTGAGCACTGCGCGATTGCGAACACGCTTCGTTGGCGTCGCGACGCGGTCGGGCTGAATTCGGATGATCGAGTCATCTCACTTTTGTCTCACCAATTCGATGGAGGCTTGGGTGTTATCCTCACAACGTTGTCTCAAGGGGCGACGTTGGTGTGGCCAAAGAGCTCCTTGCCCTCAGCACCCGATTTGGAGGACATCGTCGATACCCTGGTCGAACAACGCGTCACGGTGTTGACGGCCAACCCCAGTTTTCTGCGGGCAATCGTGTTGCACCCACGGTTCGAACAATGCCGTTGGCTTCGGCAAATCTGGACCGGGGGCGAATCGATGCCAACCGATCTGCCGGAGCAAATTAGCCAGCGAAGCAACGCAGTTCTGTGGAACTTCTACGGCCCCACCGAGACAGCCATCGAGGCAACCGCTTTCAAGACTCCCGCCCACCACAGTCCAAAATGTGCGATCCCCATCGGGCATCCCATCGCAAACACCGAGATCGCGATTCTGGATGATCAACTTCAACCCGTTCCCGAGGGTGTCCCCGGTCAAATCACGATCTGCGGACGTGGGCTCGCTCGAGGATACTGGAATCAGCCGGCTGAAACCGCGAGCCGTTTCCGCTCGGTGGACGCGATGGGGGGACGACGCGCCTATCTAACAGGTGATTTGGGGCGAATCAATGCCGACGGACTGCTGGAATTCCTCGGGCGCATCGACAATCAAATCAAGCTGCGCGGTTTCCGTATCGAGCTGGAAGAAATCGAGCAACACTTGCGAACCCATACCGCCATGACGGAAGTTGCCGTCTGCGTCGTCGGTCATGGTGATGCAGCCCAGCTAGCCTCGCTGATCGTTGCAACCGACCCGGTGGACACCGAAGCCGCTGTGGCCGGACTGCCCCGATACAAGCGACCGACTCGTTTTCATTTCATCGATTCGATTCCAAAGAGTGCAAGCGGAAAAATCGACCGTCAAGCGATACAGCGACTGGCCACCAAACGACGCGACCACTCGGTATCTTCGACGGGTATCACCGTCGCCCGCAATGACTTGGAATCCTTTTTGGCGACAGGCTGGTCGCAAACCCTTCCGTCCGATTTGGTCCGGTTCGATGAAAATTTCTTCGATGCCGGTGGCAGTTCGCTGCAGGCCGCAACGTTGACGGCGAGATGGAGTGACGAGCTCGGTGTTCGCGTCCCCACCTCGCTGTTGTTCGATTTGGCCGACATCCGAGGTCTATCCGCACGAATCGCCGAACTGTATCCCACTCAGATGGAAGCCAAGTTCGGTGTCGATTCCGTTCGCAACCGCACGACGGACCCGTCAAGCGGGGTGCATCCCTTGATTGCACCGTGGCAAACCCGCGGCGATCAAACGCCGATCTTTCTGGTTCATCCTCCGGGAGGGATCGTCGTCTGTTATCGAGATCTCGCCGAACGACTTTCGCCCCGCCATCCTCTCTATGCGATTCGTTCCAAAGGCCTCCATGGCGAAGAGGAATTACCGGCAACGATGGAGGCAATGGCCGCGGACTACGTCCAGGCCATTCACCAAACTCGACCCCACGGCCCTGTGATCGTCGGCGGCTGGTCCCTGGGTGGCTTGGCTGCCGTCGAAGTCACGCAACAATTGCTTCAGTCTGGCCGAGACGTGCAGAAGCTGATTCTACTTGATACCACCCTCCCGGCCAGAGCAACCGAGAGTGCGGGTTCCAAGGATTCTCCCAGCGCGGGACTCGAATACGGCATCGACTTATCGCTCGAGCAACTCGGGGAGCTTCCGCCCGAGAAACAGCTTCCGTTTCTATGGGATCATGCCAACAAACTTGGGGTCCTGGACCATGACGTGCCGGAGCAGGTCGTGCAACAAACGCTGATGGACCTGCAAGCGCTGTTTCATCACCATGTTGAGCTAGCCAATCGCTACCGGCTGAGATCCATTTGCGTGCCGGTCGAACTGTATCGACCGACCGACGTACCGATCAAGGTGTCCGGCCCCCACGATCGTGGCTGGTCTCGACTTGCCGACGAGGTCACCGTGATCGAGGTTCCGGGACAACACCACAGCATGCTGTCGGAACCCCATGTAAGCGAACTCGCAAATCATATCAAACGTTGACAATCCTGCCATCGAGAAGCCGAATCACGCGATCGGAACGTTCGGCAATCGAATCATCATGAGTCACGACGACCAAGGTGGTTTGGTCGTTTCTGCAGAACTCCGTCATCATCCGCATGACCACTTCGCCACTTTCCGAATCGAGTGCGCCGGTCGGTTCGTCCGCCAACACCAACGCCGGACCGTTGGCCAAAGCTCGGGCAATCGCGACGCGTTGTCGTTGTCCATTTGACAGTTGCCAGGGAAAGTGCTGAGCACGATCGGCAAGACCCACCTCGGTCAATAACTCTCGAGCGACCTTCCGTCGCTTCACCACGGACCGTCCATCCCCAAACATCGGCAACTGGACGTTCTCTTCAGCGGTTAAATTCGGCAACAGGTGAAACGACTGAAAAACAAACCCAATCTGCTTGGAACGCAGCTGGTCGAGGTTCATCGCATCATCAATCGGATGGCCGTCGAACTGAATGCTGCCGGACGTCGGTCGATCGAGCGCACCGATCATGTTCAGCAAAGTGGATTTACCACAGCCGCTGGGGCCAACAATGGAAACAAATTCGCCACGGCCAATCACAAGGCTGACTCGGTCCAGCGCCATCACGTCACCGTCGACATAGTGCCTGCTGACCTCTTGCAATTCGACTAGAATATTTGAATCTTTTGATAAATCCGGTTGTTGATCTGTATCCACAATCGCCGCGTCGGTGTGTGTGTCGGTGTAGGCCTCGCGCAAAAAACGGGGCCTCGTCCAAAATTCGTTTCTTATCGCAAGTTGACCGAAGATCTGTTTCGCAGAAAACCCGCCAAACGCCACAGTCTAGTCAATACCTTCGTGCTGCATCATACTAGGTTCCGGCAGGAACTGGAGTGAGGCTTTGGGGAGAAATGATGCGACTCGTTACAACGATGACCTTCACGCTGTTTGCGTTCATGAGCGTTACCGGCCGCGGCGAGCCCCTTTCCTCGCTTCCGCCCGGCACCGTTTTGGACCAAGCCAACGTGACACCTTGGAACCGTCTCGTCTTGGTCGCCACACCTCGAATTGCCAGCGGTGACGTCGACGCGATTAGCGAATCGATTCGAAGTGCCGTGTCGACGTTTCGCTTGACCATCATGGCACGCGTGACGAACGACCCACAAACCGAGCGTCATCGGTTAGCCGATGTTGGGATCGGGTACAGCGTCCCCGTCAACGGCAAGTTGACCGTGATTGATTCGCAAAACACGAGCGACTTGGATGTCTCGTTGGGATTCATTCAAAAACGAGTCCTCAGCCAGAGCGAAGCACATCTTCAAAAGGTCTCGGTCTTGGTCCGCACGTCGACACTGGTCGTCTTTGATGTACCATCAATCTTCCATCGCTCAGGCAAGCACCGTGACTATCTCAATCGGAACCTGATTTGGATCCGTCCCGAGTCGGGTGAAGTGGCCATGGCCAGTTGGCTCGTCGATCGCTCCGCGAAGCCGCCACGACCGTCGCTCAGCGACCCTTTGCGGATCATTGCCGCTGCGACACGCGAGGATCGCAGGATCCATGTTGACGAGGACGCCTTTTTTTTGGGGATCCCGAATGAGCGCGGGTTTGCGTTGGAAAATTTGCCGCCGGGAAAAGATGTCGCCTGGAATGACGAACTTCGCGACTTGATGTGTCGCGATTCCTACCACGCCCAGTCGATCGGGTTACTGGCATCGGCGATCAATCGAGCGTGCGCTGAGAACGCTTCTGAACGCAAACCCTGAATGGGGTTCACAACACACGGGTAACGGAAAGGCCGCAAACTGCGATCTGCGAAAGTCAAAGTGGCGCAGTGGATCAAGAGCGCACGATCGTGACCTCGGATGGAGCCTGAACGTCGGTTTTGATGGTGCCGTCCGACTGTTTGTCGTGGCGGATGCGGATCAGTCCGTGGGGAGTTGGGAACGTGCCTTCCACCCAATCGAGATCACCCAAGTTGGGTTGGATGGCAACGCTCGCACATCCTGGCTCCAACACGCGCACTCCGAGTACGTATTCACTTAGCCATGCGGTTGGCCCCGACGCCCACCCGTGACACAGACTGTGGCGAAAGCCGACGTAACAGTAGGCCCCACAGTCGCCATGGATGTCCTTCTTGCCATCAGGAACCAACTCATCGATTCTCGCTGCATTCTCCGTCCAAGCCAAATCGAAATCTTCCCAAAAACTGGTTGCCCCCAAATTCAGCATTCCGCCCCAGTACTCTCGAATGCAATCCAGACAACCCTGAACATCACCTGCTTCGGCGCGAGCCCGCAACACGTAGTAACCGTAGAACGTGCTCATCCCTTTTGCTCCCCCGACGGCCATGACGACCTGGTTCAGTTCCTTGGCGTCTTGCAATTCAGCGAGTGCCATTAACGCAGCGGCTTGCTTGCTCTGCCCAGGATCCGGTGTATACGCTCGCAGTCGATCAAGCGTCTGACGACACTTCTGGGCTTGATCGGTCGCGTCGAGCGTGTTGCAAAGATCGGCGCCGGATTCCAATGTCATGATCAACAACGCATGCAAGCCAGCGTGAGTCGCTTGTTGATTCGCTTTGGAGGGCCAATCCAAGAATCGTCCTTCTGGGAGGTTTTCTTTTCCCTGTTCATCAACGCATTGGCAAAGCTGATCCAGCAATGGCAACAAATACTCTTTCTGTTCGGCGAGGTAGTCCCTGTCTCCGGTGAACTTGAACCATTCGCCGTGGATGAGCACCCACCACATCGAGTACGAACTGATTCCGTTCATCCATTTTGGCAGCGGCGTTTGCCGGCGGCTTAAGTCGAGACTTTTCGGAATGATTGGGTTGGCACCAAAGACAGAGAAAATGGTCATGGTCTCAGGGTGCATGTCGCCCACCCAAACCAAGCGATCTCGCTTGATACCGTCCCAAAGGTAGTCCTGCATATTCAAATGGACGGTATAGGCACCCACGTCCCAAATTTCGTTCAGTCGATTGTCACTGCACTTGAACGACCCGAGGTACTCTAAGTCCCGCATCAATGACACGGCTCGAACGCTCACCAAGGGAATAGAACGTCCTTGATCGTGCAAATCCAACCGGACAAACCGAAACCCCGTTTGTCCGATTTCCGTAGAGCCCAACCATGGTACAAGCAGCGACTGATCTCGAATCGCGTGATCGTTGGTCGCCGTCCCACCGAGAATGTCGCTCATCGCTTCGCTAGCCGATTCACCAAAACGCACACGGAAGCGAGCTGGCTCTTTTCCCTTCATCCGGCCCACCGTAATCTGAACGCCGCCGTGAAGCTCCCTGCCGAAATCGAGCAGGATTGCCCCCCCTTCGTGAACGATGCAGGGGTCAACTTCATCGAGCGTGACCTGACCGTTCCCTTCTTTCAATAAGGCATCCGCATTCTCAACGCGGGAGTCGTCGGAAACCCAAAGAACTCGCTTCGGAACGACGTAGGTGCGGGTGCGTGGATCAACCACCGCGGTCTGGGCAACCGCGTCTTGGCCAACGAGGATCACGGTAAGGACAATCGGAAAGATGGCTCTTTGAAACATGTCGTCTTTTTTCTGGTTCCGTGTTGAGAAAGGAGCGTTCAGGTTGAACGCACCATTGTAATCTCGGCGTGCTTGATCGAGTTGATGATATCAGGACTTCGCTGCCGCACCAGCGAAGTACAGCGTGCTTCCGCTACCGGAACCTCGAAAAAAGACGTGCCATCGAGTGTCGGGGCGAGCTGGGGAAGCAGGTCTGGCCCGTGATCAAACCCGGCTCGATCGAAAGGACTGCCCAAATAGGTGACCATGCCAAAGATGGAACAGCCCAGCGACGTGCACGAAACACCTCCGAAATGGTTAAGCTGCATGGCGCAATCCGCGACAGACGTTTTTTTGGAGACCCTCTCTTGCTAATTAACTCGACCGAAAACCGACGTAACCGTCGCCTGGCATGGACGATGGGTGGGTTGGGATCCTTGTTTGGGGTAGCGATCTCTTGGTTCTCGCCTTGGTTCTTGGTACTGGTGCCGGCGGCTGTTTCGATTGCGTTTTGGGTGCGGTATCGCACTGCACGGCGGTATCGAGTCTTGCAGCAACCGTTCCCGCAAAACCGACAAGCGATCCTCAATACAAAGGTCACTTTTTATCAGGCTCTCGACGAGGAGGGCCAAAAGCGGTTTCGCGATCTCGTCGCAGTGTTTCTCGACGAGGTCGCGATCACAGGGATCGGCACGGAGGTGGATGAAACGACTCGTACGCTGGTCGCCGCCAGTGCCGTGATTCCCATTTTGGCGTTCGAGGATTGGGAGTACTCGGGATTAGGTGAAGTGCTCATTTACCCAGCCTCGTTTGATTCGGGCTTCAAGACGAACGAGGACGGCGACGCTAACATTCTTGGTATGGTCGGTACGCAACACATGAGTGGCGTCATGATCCTATCAAAGCCCGCGTTGTTGGCCGGCTTTGCAAACGACCGTGACAAAAGAAATGTGGGCGTTCACGAGTTCGCACATCTGGTGGACAAGCAAGATGGTGCAATCGACGGCACACCTCCGGGAGTCTCGGCGGATGCCTATCAACCTTGGGTCCAATGGGTCGGTGAGGAACTACGTCGTGAAAATGCCGGGAACCAGCATATCGACGACTACGCCTACACCAACGAGGCGGAGTACTTCGCGGTACTAAGCGAGTACTTTTTTGAATCACCCAGCGTGCTTCAGAAAAAGGATCCTCGGCTGTATGACATGATGCAGAAAATGTATCGGCAAGATCCGAAGCGGCTTTTTGCAAGACGCCCCAAACGTCGTGGTCGAGTGGGACGCAATCAACCGTGCCCCTGCGGGAGCGGCGAAAAATTCAAGCGATGCTGCCGTCGTCGCTCGGCTCGATAAGGGCGGCATGATGACATACCATCCCTATGCCTTCGAGTCGTCTACGGCATAGGCTCTTAAGAACATCCTAACCAGATCTTCGATGTACCGTTTGACAGGCCATCGGTGCGTTTTCTTCTTGATGCCAAACAAGCGTGGCCAGAATGCGTAGGACAACAGTAAGCCGACAAGTTGTTCAGCAGCAATCTCGGGGCTGCTTACCCGCAGTCGCTTGTCATGGTCCGCGGCGGCCAACCACTCGGCTAATTGATGATTCAAGTGATTGGTTTGCTCGGTCAACAACCGCCCCATCTCTGGTTCGGTCAGCATGCGGGACATCATCACACGCGCCAAAGATTGAAAATCGCCGTCACTCACGACGCTCGTCAAATCGGTCGCGATTTTGACAAGC contains:
- a CDS encoding non-ribosomal peptide synthetase; its protein translation is MTDPLPPPSSLSGLSATQKRELLKRLLEEKARASRQFPMSSQQQGLWHAYRRDSSATAYNVFLPTRTRSALDLPALTTAMQILTQRHHSLRTTFSDSGGQLQQTVCDSLLPDIRSELAEGCSDDELRSRVLAHVQRPFDLEKGPLLRLATFRVAEDDHVIVATTHHIVTDFWSLVLIMKELSEIYPAVLSGRTPTLPPASNLYAQYVQQQRHLCESHQKEALSQYWQQQVKDVAPVLELPLDYRRPKQFSGQAHSIPIEFNIAESEQIRHFARTCGVTTNATLLAAVQVLLSRYSRQSKFLVGIPSSGRSEQQFEDTVGYFSGVLPIRTDLSSDLNFQEFVGQTSRQMMRGMDHERYPFAEIVRDTNPSRDTSRGPLIQTLCTFENSHLQSDTAHAAFLMASASQAKEFGGLLQQPFPVPHPTCHYDIEFAFDTSSEAMGGIVCFCVDLFRTPSMHQLATNFRQLTGALIDQCDRNVTSVAWPIPSSGSTSALVITDERPMTREQAICCERTPSLATLCDCLDEGAGSAVIQAGDPDHSHSPDAILRISGRLAASLMDLGVGREQPIVVMVAPGPAFVLAMLGVLRSGAAFVPIDADQPSLAMSQLFAEVRPRVVITDRPLQPMTDDNNLHGDHITIDIHTFLSQPQAENDAVSPQRVAVDSADLAYVIFTSGSTGRPKGVMIEHCAIANTLRWRRDAVGLNSDDRVISLLSHQFDGGLGVILTTLSQGATLVWPKSSLPSAPDLEDIVDTLVEQRVTVLTANPSFLRAIVLHPRFEQCRWLRQIWTGGESMPTDLPEQISQRSNAVLWNFYGPTETAIEATAFKTPAHHSPKCAIPIGHPIANTEIAILDDQLQPVPEGVPGQITICGRGLARGYWNQPAETASRFRSVDAMGGRRAYLTGDLGRINADGLLEFLGRIDNQIKLRGFRIELEEIEQHLRTHTAMTEVAVCVVGHGDAAQLASLIVATDPVDTEAAVAGLPRYKRPTRFHFIDSIPKSASGKIDRQAIQRLATKRRDHSVSSTGITVARNDLESFLATGWSQTLPSDLVRFDENFFDAGGSSLQAATLTARWSDELGVRVPTSLLFDLADIRGLSARIAELYPTQMEAKFGVDSVRNRTTDPSSGVHPLIAPWQTRGDQTPIFLVHPPGGIVVCYRDLAERLSPRHPLYAIRSKGLHGEEELPATMEAMAADYVQAIHQTRPHGPVIVGGWSLGGLAAVEVTQQLLQSGRDVQKLILLDTTLPARATESAGSKDSPSAGLEYGIDLSLEQLGELPPEKQLPFLWDHANKLGVLDHDVPEQVVQQTLMDLQALFHHHVELANRYRLRSICVPVELYRPTDVPIKVSGPHDRGWSRLADEVTVIEVPGQHHSMLSEPHVSELANHIKR
- a CDS encoding ABC transporter ATP-binding protein, yielding MREAYTDTHTDAAIVDTDQQPDLSKDSNILVELQEVSRHYVDGDVMALDRVSLVIGRGEFVSIVGPSGCGKSTLLNMIGALDRPTSGSIQFDGHPIDDAMNLDQLRSKQIGFVFQSFHLLPNLTAEENVQLPMFGDGRSVVKRRKVARELLTEVGLADRAQHFPWQLSNGQRQRVAIARALANGPALVLADEPTGALDSESGEVVMRMMTEFCRNDQTTLVVVTHDDSIAERSDRVIRLLDGRIVNV
- a CDS encoding alpha-L-rhamnosidase-related protein; this encodes MFQRAIFPIVLTVILVGQDAVAQTAVVDPRTRTYVVPKRVLWVSDDSRVENADALLKEGNGQVTLDEVDPCIVHEGGAILLDFGRELHGGVQITVGRMKGKEPARFRVRFGESASEAMSDILGGTATNDHAIRDQSLLVPWLGSTEIGQTGFRFVRLDLHDQGRSIPLVSVRAVSLMRDLEYLGSFKCSDNRLNEIWDVGAYTVHLNMQDYLWDGIKRDRLVWVGDMHPETMTIFSVFGANPIIPKSLDLSRRQTPLPKWMNGISSYSMWWVLIHGEWFKFTGDRDYLAEQKEYLLPLLDQLCQCVDEQGKENLPEGRFLDWPSKANQQATHAGLHALLIMTLESGADLCNTLDATDQAQKCRQTLDRLRAYTPDPGQSKQAAALMALAELQDAKELNQVVMAVGGAKGMSTFYGYYVLRARAEAGDVQGCLDCIREYWGGMLNLGATSFWEDFDLAWTENAARIDELVPDGKKDIHGDCGAYCYVGFRHSLCHGWASGPTAWLSEYVLGVRVLEPGCASVAIQPNLGDLDWVEGTFPTPHGLIRIRHDKQSDGTIKTDVQAPSEVTIVRS
- a CDS encoding zinc-dependent peptidase, with amino-acid sequence MLINSTENRRNRRLAWTMGGLGSLFGVAISWFSPWFLVLVPAAVSIAFWVRYRTARRYRVLQQPFPQNRQAILNTKVTFYQALDEEGQKRFRDLVAVFLDEVAITGIGTEVDETTRTLVAASAVIPILAFEDWEYSGLGEVLIYPASFDSGFKTNEDGDANILGMVGTQHMSGVMILSKPALLAGFANDRDKRNVGVHEFAHLVDKQDGAIDGTPPGVSADAYQPWVQWVGEELRRENAGNQHIDDYAYTNEAEYFAVLSEYFFESPSVLQKKDPRLYDMMQKMYRQDPKRLFARRPKRRGRVGRNQPCPCGSGEKFKRCCRRRSAR
- a CDS encoding TetR/AcrR family transcriptional regulator codes for the protein MSERMTDRKRRSIVEAAMHEFRTGGFDNTSMDQIAETAGVSKRTVYNHFSSKDELFDSIVERLIERVGVIPPFEYRADADLSGQLVKIATDLTSVVSDGDFQSLARVMMSRMLTEPEMGRLLTEQTNHLNHQLAEWLAAADHDKRLRVSSPEIAAEQLVGLLLSYAFWPRLFGIKKKTHRWPVKRYIEDLVRMFLRAYAVDDSKA